A genome region from Sceloporus undulatus isolate JIND9_A2432 ecotype Alabama chromosome 1, SceUnd_v1.1, whole genome shotgun sequence includes the following:
- the LOC121918990 gene encoding cytochrome c oxidase assembly protein COX20, mitochondrial: MAAGGEGEQEEPEKSFKLLGILDVKNVPCARESVLYGSLGGVTVGLGHFLATSRVRRSCDFGMGGFILTTLGCWIYCRYSNAKLRIQQRMIQEGIKNKILYESTQFDPEKKTVKSTEESRS; encoded by the exons ATGGCGGCCGGGGGAGAAGGCGAGCAGGAGGAGCCCGAGAAG TCTTTTAAGCTGCTGGGAATACTTGACGTCAAAAATGTCCCTTGTGCTCGAGAATCAGTGCTCTATGGATCTTTGGGTGGTGTCACGGTGGGCCTTGGACACTTTTTGGCAACTA GCAGAGTGAGACGATCCTGTGACTTTGGAATGGGAGGTTTTATCTTGACAACACTGGGATGTTG gATCTATTGTAGGTACAGTAATGCAAAATTAAGAATTCAGCAACGCATGATTCAAGAAGGGATAAAAAACAAGATTTTGTATGAAAGCACTCAGTTTGATCCAGAGAAGAAGACAGTGAAAAGTACTGAAGAAAGCCGTTCATAG